A window of the Cryptococcus neoformans var. neoformans B-3501A chromosome 9, whole genome shotgun sequence genome harbors these coding sequences:
- a CDS encoding hypothetical protein (HMMPfam hit to Myosin_head, Myosin head (motor domain), score: 1017.0, E(): 5.2e-303; HMMPfam hit to Myosin_tail_2, Myosin tail, score: 164.0, E(): 3.2e-46; HMMPfam hit to SH3, SH3 domain, score: 57.7, E(): 3.1e-14) — MAPSKKAGKKGAVGGFLSGASKPQKVQKADWSEGFTKKKAAGVPDMTLLSTITNEAINDNLKVRFQNQEIYTYIAHVLISVNPFRDLGIYTNDVLNSYRGKNRLEMSPHVFAIAESAYYRMTTEKENQCVIISGESGAGKTEAAKRIMQYIAAVSGGAEGGGIEGIKEMVLATNPLLESFGCAKTLRNDNSSRHGKYLEIMFNGMGQPVGAQITNYLLEKNRVVGQIDDERDFHIFYQFTKGASAKMKEAFGLQGPEAYAYISRSGCLDVKSINDVSDFQETLRAMQVIGLTSDEQDSIFRILATILWLGNIDFVEGDDGNAAISDSGVADFAAYLLEVDSAQLQKVLLMRIMETQRGGRRGSVYEVPQNVAQASSGRDALAKALYNNLFEWIVSRVNISMKPQTPSQYVIGVLDIYGFEIFQDNSFEQLSINYVNEKLQQIFIELTLKAEQEEYVREQIKWTPIKFFDNSVVCSLIEDRRPAGIFATLNDATATAHADPSAADNSFIQRSSMLASNPNFEARGNKFLIKHYAGDVLYTVAGMTDKNKDTLIKDILDLIEGSKDPFLHTLFPDKVDHTSKKRPPTAGDKIKLSANLLVENLMNCQPHYIRTIKPNQHRSPTEYDDKAILHQIKYLGLQENIRVRRAGFAYRAEFSKMIQRFYLLSPATSYAGDYIWTGDDRSGCERILTDAKIKKEEWQMGVTKAFIKNPETLFYLEGERDRYWHTMASRIQRAWRAYVRRKHEAATKIQRFWRNQREALVYERKRDYGHQVLAGKKERRRFSLLGMRKFMGDYLDIAGGSAQGEMLRNAATISPAEQVHFSSRAELLVSKLGRSSKLSPRFLIITDKAVYFVVSQARDGRVSTSLERKIPLVTIKAISMTNLRDDFVALNVNACEEGDPIFTCVFKTEMITVILTLTGGNMSVNIGPTIDYAKKKDKRAVIKTQKNEAVRGDATYKSHTIQVGSGEPPNSLSNPMPPRKPKVKKAAKTASSSRPVNSGRPAAVALPGATKPAAPPALSSMPSHTPVVTKPTAIPTAAIGAARAPPSIPGRAAAPPPPPPPPPPAGPPKEFYKALYNFTGQEGEMNLVKGEEVEVKEKDDNGWWMVVKNGQEGWAPSNYLKKVEQAPPPPPPPPPPSRPVAARPPAASSAPTAPAVTNGSAVPSWKAKNAASATPSADSTPPTSRPASSASKVPPAIKAKPSIPAKPAIPAKPQVGAKPAPAIGGKPPVPTAPKVQPKAASKLGQVAQPAKAPGQLDLAAAFAKRAARAQQEED, encoded by the exons ATG GCTCCTTCAAAGAAAGCAGGAAAGAAGGGCGCCGTCGGCGGCTTCTTATCAGGAGCCTCTAAGCCTCAGAAGGTCCAAAAG GCCGACTGGAGTGAAGGGTtcacaaagaagaaggccgcAGGTGTTCCCGACATGACTTTGTTGAGCACAATCACTAACGAGGCTATCAACGACAACCTCAAAGTACGATTCCAGAATCAAGAGATCTAT ACATATATTGCCCATGTTTTGATTTCTGTCAATCCATTCCGAG ACCTTGGTATCTATACGAATGACGTCCTCAACTCATATCGAGGCAAAAACCGTCTTGAAATGTCCCCTCATGTCTTTGCTATCGCCGAATCAGCCTATTATCGTATGACAACCGAAAAAGAGAACCAATGTGTCATTATTTCTGGTGAATCAGGTGCAGGCAAGACCGAAGCCGCCAAGAGGATCATGCAATATATCGCCGCGGTGTCAGGAGGCGCCGAGGGCGGCGGTATTGAGGGAATTAAGGAAATGGTTTTGGCCACGAACCCTCTTTTGGAGAGTTTCGGTTGTGCAAAGACTCTGAGAAACGATAATTCCAGTCGACAC GGTAAATACCTTGAGATTATGTTCAATGGCATGGGGCAGCCAGTCGGTGCTCAAATCACCAACTATCTTCTGGAAAAG AACCGGGTGGTCGGACAAATCGACGACGAGCGAGACTTTCACATCTTCTATCAGTTCACCAAGGGTGCTAGTGCCAAAATGAAGG AGGCATTTGGTTTACAAGGCCCTGAGGCGTACGCATATATCAGTCGAAGTGGTTGTCTGGATGTCAAGAGTATTAACGATGTGTCCGATTTTCAGGAGACTTTG CGAGCAATGCAAGTCATCGGTCTCACATCGGATGAACAAGATTCGATTTTCCGTATCCTTGCTACCATCCTTTGGCTCGGTAACATCGACTTTGTCGAGGGCGACGACGGCAACGCTGCAATCTCTGATTCCGGTGTGGCGGACTTTGCAGCTTATTTGTTGGAAGTTGATTCGGCGCAATTGCAAAAAGTGCTGTTGATGAGAATTATGGAGACGCAAAGAGGCGGAAGGAGGGGTAGTGTTTATGAGGTTCCTCAAAACGTAGCCCAAGCTTCTTCCGGAAGAGATGCCCTTGCAAAGGCCTT ATACAACAATTTGTTCGAATGGATTGTCAGCCGAGTCAACATTTCAATGAAGCCTCAAACTCCTTCTCAATACGTCATTGGTGTGCTTGATATCTA CGGTTTTGAAATTTTCCAA GATAACTCATTCGAACAACTTTCTATCAACTATGTCAATGAAAAGCTTCAGCAAATCTTCATCGAACTGACATTAAAAGCCGAACAAGAGGAGTATGTCCGAGAACAAATCAAGTGGACTCCTATCAAGT TCTTTGACAATTCCGTGGTTTGCTCTCTCATTGAAGACCGTCGTCCCGCCGGTATTTTCGCCACTCTCAATGACGCCACTGCTACTGCCCACGCCGATCCGTCTGCTGCCGACAACTCTTTCATTCAGAGATCGAGTATGCTCGCTTCCAACCCTAATTTCGAAGCACGAGGCAACAAGTTCCTTATCAAACATTATGCTGGTGATGTGCTCTATACTGTAGCGGGGATGACTGATAAGAATAAGGACACTCTCATCAAGGATATCTTGGATCTTATCGAGGGCAGTAAGGATCCATTCTTACATACCCTTTTCCCCGACAAGGTGGATCACACCTCCAAGAAGAGGCCTCCGACCGCAGGTGACAAGATCAAGTTGTCTGCCAACTTACTCGTTGAGAACCTTATGAA CTGTCAACCACACTATATCCGAACAATTAAACCCAACCAGCACCGCTCGCCGACAGAATACGATGACAAGGCCATTCTACATCAAATTAAATACCTTGGTCTTCAAGAAAATATCCGTGTCCGTCGAGCAGGTTTTGCCTATCGAGCCGAATTCTCCAAGATGATCCAGCGATTCTACTTGCTGTCGCCTGCCACGTCTTATGCCGGTGATTACATCTGGACAGGCGATGACCGTTCGGGTTGTGAGAGGATATTGACGGATGCCAAGatcaaaaaggaagagtggcAAATGGGTGTAACCAAGGCATTTATCAAAAATCCCGAAACCTTGTTTTACCTcgaaggagagagggataGGTACTGGCACACGATGGCGTCACGTATTCAACGTGCTTGGCGAGCGTACGTCAGAAGGAAGCATGAAGCGGCCACCAAGATTCAAAGATTCTGGAGGAATCAGCGTGAAGCACTTGTGTACGAACGTAAGAGAGACTATGGCCACCAAGTGCTCGccgggaagaaggagaggaggaggttcAGCTTGTTGGGCATGCGCAAATTTATGGGAGACTATCTGGACATAGCTGGAGGGAGTGCTCAGGGAGAGATGCTGAGAAATGCGGCTACCATATCTC CTGCCGAGCAAGTTCATTTCAGCTCGAGGGCGGAGCTGCTTGTCTCCAAACTTGGTAGATCAAGTAAACTGAGTCCGCGATTCCTTATCATC ACGGACAAAGCGGTCTACTTTGTTGTCTCGCAGGCCAGAGATGGCCGAGTTTCCACAAGTTTGGAGCGCAAAATCCCGCTGGTGACAATCAAGGCGATCTCAATGACCAACTTGCGAGATGACTTTGTA GCTCTCAATGTCAACGCATGTGAGGAGGGTGACCCCATCTTCACCTGCGTTTTCAAGACAGAAATGATAAccgtcatcctcacccTGACGGGTGGGAATATGTCCGTCAACATTGGTCCTAC GATTGACTACGctaagaagaaggataagcGAGCAGTCATCAAGACGCAGAAGAACGAGGCAGTGAGAGGTGACGCAACATACAAGAGTCATACCATTCAAGTTGGCTCAGGAGAGCCTCCTAATAGCT TGTCGAACCCTATGCCTCCTCGGAAACCCAAGGTCAAGAAGGCTGCGAAGACCGCTTCTTCG AGTCGACCCGTAAACTCTGGTCGGCCTGCCGCTGTTGCCCTCCCTGGTGCCACAAAGCCTGCTGCTCCCCCTGCTCTTTCCAGCATGCCCTCCCACACACCTGTTGTTACGAAACCAACTGCTATCCCTACGGCAGCCATCGGTGCCGCGCGCGCacctccatccatccccGGCCGTGCAGCcgcccctcctccccccccaccaccgccaccacctGCAGGTCCCCCTAAGGAGTTCTACAAGGCTCTTTATAACTTTACTGgtcaggaaggagagatgaatTTGGtcaagggagaagaagtagaggtcaaggagaaggatgacaaTGGATGGTGGATGGTCGTAAAGAACGGGCAAGAAGGTTGGGCCCCGTCAAATTACCTGAAAAAGGTGGAACAGGCACCGccaccccctcctcccccaccccccCCGTCCCGTCCCGTGGCAGCTCGACCCCCTGCAGCCTCTTCTGCTCCCACTGCTCCCGCCGTTACCAACGGCTCCGCGGTCCCCTCTTGGAAAGCGAAGAACGCTGCATCTGCCACACCTTCCGCAGACTCTACGCCCCCGACTTCCCGTCCAgcctcttccgcttccaaGGTCCCACCTGCGATTAAGGCGAAACCTTCCATCCCTGCCAAACCTGCTATTCCTGCCAAACCCCAAGTAGGCGCAAAACCTGCTCCTGCGATTGGTGGCAAACCACCTGTGCCTACAGCACCAAAAGTACAACCCAAGGCAGCTAGCAAACTAGGACAAGTGGCGCAACCTGCGAAAGCTCCTGGACAATTGGATTTAGCTGCTGCATTTGCGAAGAGAGCAGCTAGGGCCcagcaggaggaagacTAG
- a CDS encoding hypothetical protein (HMMPfam hit to HhH-GPD, HhH-GPD superfamily base excision DNA repair protein, score: 44.8, E(): 2.4e-10) has translation MPSTRSETAKSDPALGIPSVTRAARTNTTSTATSKRAKPDSGALSLSAGKGHLKPSKKKQKVEPSIMDIQPPSTAVDLPTVPQPTLLPPTLNFNLPSAISHLSALDPRFSLFFEHLPCRPFVNLEAIDPFRTLVTSIIGQQVSWMAARAINTRFRALFGFTHEKEGFPSPQMVLMQDVTSLKGVGLSGRKAEYVLSLADHFASGQLSTQLLQSGTDEEISKALIAVRGIGQWTVDMFMIFSLRRPDILAVGDLGVQKGLLKWALAAHGALEKKSSGTNTPKKTKGKANKGEKKEVKEEVDDKGEGELDTNIKGSTPVKHVTSSAFPPTPLTPNDTSENPLPKMGALHTPAAPSGASVAQGPRTPSTPSAMPRETVEVPPKTLPGPTPEVMLTAPLEHPDWDPHRAVPLLEGLSVDILKSRLNGKKVKGGAYLTPKEMEALTEGWRPYRSLAVFYMWPVAGE, from the exons ATGCCATCTACAAGAAGTGAGACAGCTAAGTCAGATCCTGCTCTAGGTATCCCGTCTGTAACTAGAGCAGCAAGGACGAACACGACGAGCACTGCTACTTCCAAGCGAGCGAAACCAGATAGTGGAGCACTTTCTCTCTCAGCAGGGAAAGGCCACTTGAAGCCgtccaaaaaaaagcagAAGGTGGAGCCAAGTATAATGGATATCCAGCCTCCTTCTACAGCTGTTGACCTACCTACGGTTCCTCAACCTACTCTGCTCCCTCCGACACTGAATTTCAACCTCCCCTCAGCCATATCTCATCTCTCTGCCTTGGACCCGCGGTTTTCACTCTTTTTCGAGCATTTACCTTGTCGACCATTTGTGAACCTGGAAGCTATTGATCCCTTCAGGACACTTGTAACTTCCATTATTGGACAACAGGTTTCTTGGATGGCGGCCAGAGCTATAAATACAAGGTTCAGGGCTTTGTTCGGGTTTACAcatgagaaggaggggttCCCTTCACCTCAAATGGTCCTTATGCAAGATGTAACATCACTGAAAGGAGTTGGTTTGAGCGGAAGAAAGGCGGAGTACG TTTTGTCGCTGGCTGACCACTTTGCCTCCGGTCAACTGTCAACTCAATTGCTGCAAAGTGGAACAGACGAAGAAATTTCAAAAGCTCTCATTGCTGTCCGCGGTATTGGGCAATGGACAGTAGACATGTTTATGATATTCTCTCTTCGTCGCCCAGACATTTTGGCCGTGGGCGACTTGGGTGTACAGAAGGGTCTTCTCAAATGGGCTTTAGCTGCTCATGGTGCACTAGAAAAGAAATCTTCTGGTACCAACACACCCAAGAAGACCAAGGGAAAAGCCAAcaagggcgagaagaaggaagtcaaggaagaggttgatgaTAAGGGGGAAGGTGAGCTGGATACGAACATAAAAGGAAGTACTCCAGTCAAGCATGTGACCTCGAGCGCTTTTCCTCCTACGCCATTGACTCCTAACGACACATCCGAGAACCCTCTACCTAAAATGGGCGCCTTACATACGCCTGCGGCCCCATCAGGTGCAAGCGTTGCACAAGGGCCTCGAACACCATCCACACCATCTGCTATGCCCCGCGAAACTGTCGAAGTTCCACCAAAGACACTTCCGGGCCCGACTCCGGAGGTGATGCTTACAGCCCCATTAGAACATCCTGATTGGGACCCCCATCGTGCCGTTCCGTTACTAGAAGGTCTGTCTGTAGATATTCTGAAATCCCGCTTGAACGGAAAGAAAGTCAA GGGCGGAGCCTATTTGACACcaaaggaaatggaggcTCTCACTGAAGGGTGGAGACCATATAGATCGTTGGCAGTGTTCTACATGTGGCCTGTCGCTGGAGAATGA
- a CDS encoding hypothetical protein (Match to ESTs gb|CF185838.1|CF185838, gb|CF184898.1|CF184898, gb|CF184597.1|CF184597; HMMPfam hit to CAF1, CAF1 family ribonuclease, score: 426.9, E(): 2.2e-125) — MPQQEQLPSKDYGIREIWADNLESEFAALRQAVERYPYISMDTEFPGIVARPIGNFKTGSDYHFQTMRCNVDMLKIIQLGITLCDENGDSPEVSTWQFNFAFSLGEDMFAPDSIDLLKSSGIDFKRNEEEGIDVEYFGELLITSGLVLFDNIKWVSFHSGYDFGYLLKILTCEPLPADETDFFRLLFIWFPCIYDIKHIVRSIKTLRGGLQEIAESLGVKRIGPQHQAGSDSLLTAAVFFRIQTIYFDGHLNDDYYKNYLYGFSSGRLGKASPAAAGENLVDKPY, encoded by the exons ATGCCCCAGCAAGAGCAATTACCATCAAAAGACTATGGAATAAGAGAA ATATGGGCAGACAACCTCGAATCAGAGTTTGCAGCTCTGAGACAAGCTGTCGAACGATATCCTTACATTTCCATG GATACTGAATTTCCCGGTATTGTCGCGCGTCCAATAGGCAACTTCAAGACCGGCTCAGATTATCACTTCCAAACTATGCGCTGCAATGTCGATATGCTCAAGATCATCCAACTGGGCATCACATTATGTGATGAAAACGGAGATTCGCCAGAGGTTTCAACATGGCAGTTTAATTTCGCGTTTAGCTTGGG AGAGGACATGTTTGCTCCAGACTCCATCGATTTATTAAAAAGCTCAGGAATCGATTTCAAGCGcaacgaggaagaaggaatcGACGTCGAATACTTTGGCGAGCTTCTCATCACATCTGGGCTTGTTCTCTTTGACAATATAAAATGGGTGTCTTTCCACTC AGGGTACGATTTTGGATATCTTCTCAAGATCCTTACATGTGAACCTCTTCCAGCAGATGAAACAGACTTTTTCCGCCTTCTCTTTATTTGGTTCCCTTGTATCTACGACATCAAGCATATTGTGCGGTCCATTAAAACTCTTCGAGGGGGATTACAAGAAATTGCAGAGTCACTGGGCGTCAAGAGAATAGGACCTCAGCACCAAGCAGGATCAGATTCTCTCTTGACCGCCGCAGTTTTTTTCAGGATCCAAACGATCTACTTTGACGGACACCTGAATGATGATTACTACAA AAATTACTTGTACGGGTTTTCTTCAGGCCGTTTAGGCAAAGCATCTCCGGCAGCTGCTGGCGAAAATCTCGTTGACAAACCCTATTAA
- a CDS encoding hypothetical protein (HMMPfam hit to Zn_clus, Fungal Zn(2)-Cys(6) binuclear cluster domain, score: 40.2, E(): 5.8e-09) → MLYLSICQQITSCSTAQVSEEHNPHKSHPLAVIPQRASKRKRQSKSEDEPVSEGSRTKETSVASEKKGPPLRRGDACLRCRAKKLKCSAEKPSCDQCSKRNDNCVYDTARPATRVQKLEAKLAQMEDQETRPSIEQQRPSSSSFESSISHGLLTPYGNSIGQDDGLIFFSERGFGDFNNAMVPSPNPQALYGQQNIGGSQDVPFMASSSPAFVSSKPSIDIPNSLPIFNEWSWPPSGLGLNLWNNQVEGSSSLGEPRFAQAPFTVIGMSQDVSNTWSPTQETKPLPAFDETTIPTSSSGHHVLDHSATGRGMDDLNAFLAPSDLNTKNPGPIDGDRHSGKPFIQSEQPTSSLQGLEGLSYPSRVLQMGGGPTQQRPWRLREDDVSASAREYLLDLFFSPEPPRYQFGSEAFTEAQFRAKLTLQPSLQPHPSLLFSMYTLAASTSYIPAIRSLADELSEIAMKRIEEAIRNKDRLIDAINACKIMSKWFYAKGKAFEAYQYSAKAVSLCLACELHRIPSSVFQPYQSKSPPSEGGILSAPKDQWELCERIHAFWGVWGNEKGQEICTSWTGLLKDELIITPLPRPPEHLFNGAMHGIEDITLRDLYDLPHRTNPPCFEPLYALLLASVHLFTRANNLTSNPPESNPSYRSLSLASSVSVRQRFPRACEEIALACTYLEETVSQNWPLEDGPEGQAGKGWFIEDVPVMFLLLKCSKIRLLFPPQDPGNQNEFISLVMESGDLVMKWINRTDFGNVAGSAPSARKDNKDSYRNKNGLSGPYRFVQWRFVAERMKECAALLRESGRLLEAQTCSEKAEAIREGVEKLPNSF, encoded by the exons ATGCTCTATCTATCAATCTGTCAACAAATAACATCATGCTCTACAGCCCAAGTATCCGAAGAACATAACCCTCACAAGTCACATCCCCTTGCAGTCATACCCCAGCGAGcctcaaaaagaaaaagacaatCCAAATCGGAAGATGAACCAGTATCTGAGGGAAGTCGTACGAAAGAAACTAGCGTTGCatcagaaaaaaaag GTCCACCTCTTCGTCGAGGCGACGCTTGCCTAAGATGCAGAGCAAAAAAGCTG AAATGCTCCGCTGAAAAGCCTTCTTGTGATCAATGTTCAAAGCGCAACGATAACTGCGTTTATGACACAGCAAGGCCTGCCACTCGGGTCCAAAAATTGGAAGCGAAGCTAG CCCAAATGGAAGACCAAGAAACTCGCCCTTCCATTGAGCAACAACGACCATCCAGTAGCTCCTTCGAAAGTTCCATTTCCCATGGTCTTCTTACACCGTATGGTAACAGCATAGGTCAAGATGACGGCCTCATATTCTTCAGCGAAAGAGGCTTTGGAGACTTCAATAACGCAATGGTACCTTCACCTAATCCTCAAGCTCTGTATGGCCAACAGAACATAGGAGGGTCGCAAGATGTTCCATTCATGGCATCTTCGTCACCTGCCTTCGTCTCTTCAAAACCAAGCATTGATATACCGAACAGCTTACCGATATTCAATGAATGGTCCTGGCCTCCGAGTGGACTAGGACTTAATCTCTGGAATAATCAAGTTGAAGGGAGTTCTAGCCTGGGAGAACCTCGATTCGCACAAGCTCCCTTCACCGTGATCGGAATGTCACAGGATGTGAGCAACACCTGGAGCCCCACTCAAGAAACGAAGCCCTTGCCTGCGTTTGACGAGACTACAATACCTACTAGTTCAAGTGGGCATCATGTGCTTGATCATAGCGCCACAGGTAGAGGGATGGATGATCTGAAC GCTTTTTTGGCACCTTCAGACCTTAATACAAAAAATCCAGGTCCTATCGATGGTGATCGACATAGTGGTAAACCGTTTATTCAAAGTGAACAGCCGACTTCGTCACTGCAGGGTCTAGAAGGCCTATCTTATCCCTCACGGGTCCTCCAGATGGGGGGCGGACCAACGCAGCAGCGTCCTTGGCGtttgagagaagatgacgtGAGCGCCAGTGCTCGGGAGTATCT ActtgatctcttcttcagtcCTGAGCCACCTCGGTACCAATTCGGCTCTGAAGCGTTCACAGAAGCCCAGTTCAGGGCGAAGCTCACTCTTCAACCCTCCTTACAaccccatccatctctACTTTTCTCCATGTACACTCTTGCAGCTTCAACGTCCTACATCCCTGCCATCCGTTCCCTCGCAGATGAGCTGTCAGAAATAGCCATGAAGAGAATTGAGGAAGCAATAAGAAACAAGGATAGGCTGATTGATGCCATCAATGCTTGCAAGATCATGAGCAAATGGTTCTACGCCAAAGGGAAAGCGTTTGAAGCATATCAATATTCGGCCAAAGCCGTGTC TCTCTGTTTGGCGTGTGAGCTCCATCGAATACCTTCTTCCGTGTTTCAGCCATACCAATCAAAGTCACCTCCTTCTGAGGGTGGTATTCTATCAGCTCCAAAAGACCAATGGGAGTTGTGCGAACGTATACACGCATT TTGGGGAGTATGGGGTAACGAGAAGGGGCAGGAGATCTGTACTTCGTGGACTGGATTGTTGAAAGACGAACTGATTATCACTCCTTTGCCACGGCCACCAGAGCATTTATTTAAC GGTGCAATGCATGGCATCGAGGATATAACACTGCGAGATTTGTACGACTTACCACATCGCACCAACCCTCCGTGTTTTGAACCCTTATA CGCACTTTTGCTTGCTAGTGTTCACCTGTTTACTCGAGCGAACAATTTGACGTCTAATCCTCCGGAATCTAATCCTTCATACCGTTCTTTATCACTCGCATCATCAGTCTCCGTGAGGCAAAGGTTTCCTCGAGCATGTGAGGAAATTGCCTTGGCCTGTACTTATTTAGAGGAGACTGTGAGTCAGAACTGGCCCCTTGAAGACGGTCCTGAAGGACAAGCCGGGAAAGGATGGTTTATTGAGGACGTACCCGTAATGTTCCTGTTGCTCAAATGCTCTAAAATTCGCCTGTTATTCCCGCCTCAAGATCCTGGCAATCAAAACGAGTTTATCTCACTGGTAATGGAAAGCGGTGACTTGGTGATGAAGTGGATAAATAGAACAGATTTTGGAAACGTTGCTGGGAGTGCACCGTCTGCCAGGAAAGATAACAAAGACTCGTACAGGAATAAGAATGGTCTGAGTGGGCCCTATAGATTTGTGCAATGGAGGTTTGTTGCCGAGCGAATGAAGGAGTGTGCAGCGCTGCTGAGAGAGAGTGGAAGGCTACTTG AAGCCCAAACATGTTCGGAAAAGGCTGAAGCTATTCGGGAAGGAGTCGAGAAGCTACCTAACTCATTTTAA